The following are from one region of the Anguilla rostrata isolate EN2019 chromosome 7, ASM1855537v3, whole genome shotgun sequence genome:
- the LOC135259134 gene encoding protein FAM107B-like isoform X1, which produces MATMLRYPVFFFLQDPCLDRAELSERLPRVRSIMAEPDYIDGDCDELIKPKKLINPVKTSRNHQDLHRELLMNQKRGLAPQNKPELQKVMEKRKRDQVLKQQREEQEAHKKRSDLEIELMKRQQKLEQLELEQQKGEEEQENTPEFVKMKGNLRRTKQEEEPQEHTP; this is translated from the exons ATGGCAACTATGCTTCGAtaccccgttttttttttcttgcaag ATCCGTGCCTGGATCGGGCTGAGCTGAGCGAGCGGCTGCCCAGAGTACGCAGCATCATGGCCGAGCCAGACTACATAGACGGGGATTGTGACGAGCTCATCAAGCCCAAAAAACTCATAAACCCTGTGAAGACATCCCGCAACCACCAGGACCTCCACCGAGAGCTCCTGATGAACCAGAAACG GGGCCTGGCTCCGCAGAACAAGCCGGAGCTGCAGAAGGTgatggagaagaggaagagggaccAGGTGCTCAaacagcagagggaggagcaggaggcccaCAAGAAGAGGTCTGACCTCGAGATCGAGCTCATGAAGAGGCAGCAAAAGCTGGAGCAG CTTGAGCTGGAACAGCAGAAAGGcgaagaggagcaggagaacaCACCCGAGTTCGTCAAGATGAAGGGCAACCTGAGGAGGacgaagcaggaggaggagccacaGGAACACACTCCTTAG
- the LOC135259134 gene encoding protein FAM107B-like isoform X2 has protein sequence MAEPDYIDGDCDELIKPKKLINPVKTSRNHQDLHRELLMNQKRGLAPQNKPELQKVMEKRKRDQVLKQQREEQEAHKKRSDLEIELMKRQQKLEQLELEQQKGEEEQENTPEFVKMKGNLRRTKQEEEPQEHTP, from the exons ATGGCCGAGCCAGACTACATAGACGGGGATTGTGACGAGCTCATCAAGCCCAAAAAACTCATAAACCCTGTGAAGACATCCCGCAACCACCAGGACCTCCACCGAGAGCTCCTGATGAACCAGAAACG GGGCCTGGCTCCGCAGAACAAGCCGGAGCTGCAGAAGGTgatggagaagaggaagagggaccAGGTGCTCAaacagcagagggaggagcaggaggcccaCAAGAAGAGGTCTGACCTCGAGATCGAGCTCATGAAGAGGCAGCAAAAGCTGGAGCAG CTTGAGCTGGAACAGCAGAAAGGcgaagaggagcaggagaacaCACCCGAGTTCGTCAAGATGAAGGGCAACCTGAGGAGGacgaagcaggaggaggagccacaGGAACACACTCCTTAG